The Misgurnus anguillicaudatus chromosome 21, ASM2758022v2, whole genome shotgun sequence genome includes a window with the following:
- the LOC141353298 gene encoding uncharacterized protein, which yields MQKAIKNCEMPKETWTSYDIRVLYKANSFSEARLKLRRAEDDTDLQSEAEEGRPEKRKNRPNQRFLSSQEKSDEEPVKRKPVLPKVPSIPPLPSLLRDAISSSDEMSPPASQLASLQPFHALGPPEPSHHLAPQSSRHHGTPEPSHHLAPQSSCHYGTPEPSHHLAPQSSRHHGTPEPSHHLAPQSSCHYETPEPSHHLAPQSSRHHGTPEPSHHLAPQSSRHHGTPEPSYHLAPQSSRHHGTPEPSHHLAPQSSRHHGTPEPSYHLAPQLSRHHGTPEPFHLAPHAASEMDMHSALLREIIAKQEVMCDMQRNLLRMKWFVLIRIWVSNTLPLCLYLPFCFYWFYVFLYEYNQFSYIHCSLFKKYMGKGRYMGRVRTKDPQS from the exons ATGCAGAAGGCCATCAAGAACTGTGAGATGCCTAAGGAGACCTGGACAAGTTATGACATCAGGGTTCTTTACAAAGCAA ATAGCTTTAGTGAGGCAAGGTTGAAACTTCGCCGGGCAGAAGATGACACAGACCTCCAGTCAGAAGCAGAGGAGGGGAGgccagaaaaaagaaaaaacag ACCAAACCAGCGCTTCCTCTCGAGTCAAGAGAAGTCTGATGAGGAGCCTGTGAAGCGCAAACCAGTCCTCCCTAAGGTGCCCTCCATTCCACCTCTGCCGTCACTGTTGCGTGATGCAATTTCCTCATCAGATGAAATGTCTCCGCCAGCTAGTCAACTTGCCTCTCTGCAGCCGTTTCATGCCCTTGGACCTCCTGAGCCATCCCACCATCTTGCCCCTCAATCGTCTCGCCACCATGGAACTCCTGAGCCATCCCACCATCTTGCCCCTCAATCGTCTTGCCACTATGGAACTCCTGAGCCATCCCACCATCTTGCCCCTCAATCGTCTCGCCACCATGGAACTCCTGAGCCATCCCACCATCTTGCCCCTCAATCGTCTTGCCACTATGAAACTCCTGAGCCATCCCACCATCTTGCCCCTCAATCGTCTCGCCACCATGGAACTCCTGAGCCATCCCACCATCTTGCCCCTCAATCGTCTCGCCACCATGGAACTCCTGAGCCATCCTACCATCTTGCCCCTCAATCGTCTCGCCACCATGGAACTCCTGAGCCATCCCACCATCTTGCCCCTCAATCGTCTCGCCACCATGGAACTCCTGAGCCATCCTACCATCTTGCCCCTCAATTGTCTCGCCACCACGGAACTCCTGAGCCATTCCATCTTGCCCCTCATGCCGCTTCTGAGATGGACATGCACTCTG CATTACTACGAGAGATTATTGCCAAGCAGGAGGTGATGTGTGATATGCAAAGAAATCTGCTGCGGATGAAgtggtttgttttaatccgaatatgggtatcaaatactttaccattatgtttatatttaccattttgtttttattggttttatgtttttctatatgaatataaccaGTTCAGTTATATACATTGCAGTTTGTTCAAAAAGTACATGGGGAAGGGTCGCTACATGGGGAGGGTAAGAACAAAGGACCCACAGTCTTAG